The Nocardioides sp. cx-173 genome segment TCCGCCGCGTCCACGCCCTGCGCCCGCAGGACCACGCCCGCCAGCCGGGCCAGGGTCGCCGTGGGGTCGTGCCCACGGCTGCGCACGGAGGAGGGCCGTGAGGGGACCGGCACCAGCACGAACGGGCCCGCCGCGTCGGCGGTCGCGGCGCTCACCGCGACCGCGAGCACCCGCGCGAGCGGGCGGGCCAGCGCCCACACCCGGCGCTCCTTCAGTGCCAGGACCATCGCCCGGGGCAGCCCCTCGTAGGCGGTCGCCGCCCACGGCGTCGCCAGCCCGGCCGGCACCGGGGTCGGCCATGCGGGACTCGCCGCGACCTCGAGCAGCGCCGCGCAGTCCGGGCACAGTGGTCGGCCGGGTGCCGCGCAGCCCACGCACCGGCCGCCGAGCAGCAGGTCGAGGACGGCGTCGCGGTAGGGCATGGCCCGCATCGCACCAGCCGCGCCGATC includes the following:
- a CDS encoding ComF family protein, with product MPYRDAVLDLLLGGRCVGCAAPGRPLCPDCAALLEVAASPAWPTPVPAGLATPWAATAYEGLPRAMVLALKERRVWALARPLARVLAVAVSAATADAAGPFVLVPVPSRPSSVRSRGHDPTATLARLAGVVLRAQGVDAAEYRLLRSRPGVLDQSGLGAAARATNLAGSMACRTAPLRHLAQRTPQARFVVCDDVLTTGSTAREAQRALESVGLEVHAVATVAATRRRGAEGQGPAR